A window of Acidobacteriota bacterium genomic DNA:
CCTCAGCTGCCGGGAGCGTGGCGTTGAGCGCACTGAAGTACGAACGCGTCACGCAACCCCGATGACACGGTCCGCAGTAGTGACAGGCGGCCCGGCCGTTGAGGGGTGCGGTCAGCACCGCGGCGCGGCCGATCGTCATCAACCGCTCGCCGGGAAACGATGAGCGAATGCGCTCGGCGACGTGCGTCTCGACGCAGTTCATCGTCATCGGCGGCAGAAACGGACCATCAGGCAGGTGCGCCAGGCCCTCGCGCTGGCCGCTCACGCCAATGAACGACTCGACACGGTCGTACCACGGCGCGAGGTCCTGGTAGCGAATCGGCCAGTCAACGGCGATGCCGTCGCGGGCGTTGGCTTCGAAGTCCAGGTCGCTCCAGCGATAGACCTGGCGGCCCCAGATCGTCGACTTGCCGCCCACCTGCCGCGATCGAAACCAGTCGAATGGCTTGTCTTGAGGAGTCGTGTACGGATTGTCCACATCGTCGGCCCACGAACGATGGCTCCATTCATCGAACGAGACCGATCGGCGTTGCTTCGGCTGACGGCTCTCCACGTATCGGCGATCGCCCAGGCCCCGAAAGGGCATGGCCCAGACGGGCTTGTGCTCCGAGTAGTCCTCCGAAGGGACCAGCAGGCGCCCGGCCTCGAGCACGAGGGTGCGCAGCCCAAGCTCGGTGAGTTCCTTGGCGGCCCAGCCGCCGGTCATGCCGGAGCCGATGACGATCGCGTCGTAGTCCGGAGCGTTCTGTTGGCTCATGGCTGAACCTGTGCTTTCCGAGGCCGGGGCGCGTACGGCGCGCAACCGTCATAACGTCCAGGCAAAGGCCATTGGCCGAGCTCCCGGACGACACCGACCTCGGAAGTGAAGTAGCCCCAGATGGTGAGGTACTTCACCGCTCCGAACCAGTGAGTGGGCCCTTCTCGATCCAGTTCCAGAAGGAGCGCGTCCTGCTCGGCACTCGGGCATGCGGCGAACGAGCGGCCAAATCGTGTTCGCGCCAGCGCGTCGAGTGATTCGAGCCCGGCAACGACGCGGGTTCGTTCCGCCTGGTCGTGCCAATCCCGGAGCATGCGGTCGATGAATGCGGGCACGCCGGCGGCCGTGGCGCCAGGCGTGTCGTCGGCGGGGATGATGCGCTCGCACGCGGCGGTGAGGGTCTGCACCACGGATCCCGGCAGTGAGTCGGCGGCCGGCTGGCCGGCACCAACGGCGAGATGCACTTCCCTGCCCCACGCCAGCAACTCGTCTGGAAACAGCGATCCCAGGAGCGGTGCCGCCGCGCCACTCGCCAATCCCCGCAGCACGTCGCGACGGTCCATCGAACTCTGCCTATCTCGGAGCGATCGCTCCGCTCAAATCGTTTGACCCAGGCGGTCGGTGAGGTAGCGGCGATTCAACTCCGCCGCTTCTTTCGGGCTGCGTGCGCCATCGGGGACGGCATCGAGCTCGACGACGATCCAGCCCTTGAATCCGACTTCCCCGAGCGCCTTCATGACTGCTGGCAGGTCGACGCGGCCGCGGCCCAACTCGACGAAGCGATATGGCCGCAACTGGACTAGACCGGGTTCCGGTGAGCGCGTCTCGACATCCTTGAGGTGCAGGAACAGGATCTGCGAGCCGTACTTCCGGATCGCCGCGGCCGGATCGCCACCGCCCTGAAGGTAGTGAGCCACATCCAGTTGCAGCCTGACGTAACGGGGATCGGCCGCGTCAAGAACGCGGTCAATCTCGTCGGGCGCCTCGCCCAGGCTCGCCATGTGATGGTGATAGCCGAGTGGGATGCCGACGTCCGCCGTTCGCTTTCCAAGCTCGGTGAGCCGGCTGCCCAAGGTCCGGTAATCGGCTGAAGTGATGGCACGCTTTGGGCGTGAGTCGATGATCTGCAGATAGAGGCCGCCAACGTCGCGCACAAATCGCGCGTGACGCGTGTGCCTCGCCATCTCTTCTGCTTCAAGAGTCGGATCAATGCCGAGGTTGCCGCTCGAGAGCGCCACCATCGTCAAGTGGTGACGCGCGAGCAATTCCTTGAGCTCGGCCGGACGGTCGCCAAAAACATCAACGGCCGCGGTCCGCAGTTGAACTCCGGGAAACCCGACGGCTTCGATATCGGCCAATGCCTGGCGATCGTTGCCACCCCACGTGATGGCCGCATAGCCAAACCGGAAGGGCTGTTGGGCCGCCCCTGACCACGGCACCGTCGTCGCCATGGCCGCCGAGGCCAACGTTCGGATTGCCTCGCGCCGATTCATGATCGCTCCAGTCGATGCGCGACCTGCGCCCCTCATCGCGACGACCGGTCGTGGTCGCGGGCGAATGATACACGAGGATGGCCCGGTATCGCCGGCCCCAGGCACCCAAACAGGTGAAGAACGTGGGTCGCGTAGCTCGACGAAGAAGAGGTCCCGCTACTTGCGCAGCACGAACCCTTCCATCGCCAGCAGATCGAGGCCGGTGCCGTAGAACACGCGGATGGCATCCCGGGGCGAGCACACCAGCGGCTCGTGAAAGCCGTTGAACGAGGTGTTCACCAGCGCCGGCGTGCCAGACAACTCACCCCAGCGCTCCAGCAGCCGCAGGTAGCGCGGCTCGTCCTCACCGACCGTATGCACCCGCACGGTCGTCGCTCCATTCGGCAGCAGCGTGCGGAACCGTTCCGGATCGCGCGGCGTGTACTCGTACTGCATGAACGGAGAGGGCTGCGGAGGCCCGGTGAGGCCGGCCGGCACCACGAACAGGTCGCCGAGGCGAGACCGCGGGACGCTGACGCCGTAGGTCCGAAACGCGGCTCGCTTCTTGAGATACCCGTTCAAGTTGTCGAGCACGTACGGCGAGAACGGGTCGGCCAGCACGGTCCGGTGCCCGAGCGCGCGCGGACCCCACTCGAGCCGCCCCTGAAACCAGCCCACCAGCCGCCCGGCCGCAATGGCTTCCAGCACGGTCTCCACGACCTGCTCGTCGCGCTGCAGGTCAAACGACAGCTTGCAGTTCTCGAGGGTGGCATTGATCTGCGCGGCGTCATACGCCGGCCCCAGGTAAGCACCTGAGGTGCCCGACACAGCAGGAGTACCGGCCGCCGCCGCGGCCAGCAAGGCCGCTCCCATGGCACTGCCGTTTCGTCCCGGATGCGCCGGCAGAAACGTGCGTTCAAACACCCCGCAGTGCGCCGCCGTGGTGTTCAGGTCGGTGTTGAAAAACAGGCCACCGCTCAGGCACACGTCCTTGGCTCCCGATGCTGTAGCCAATCGCCGCAGCAGCTCCACGAGGCATTCGCCGAGCCGGCGTTGCACCGACGCGGCGACGTCGCGCTGGCGCGACGCGTCACCCCGGGCGGCGTCGGTCACCAGCTCGCGAAAACGGGTGGGGACCTGCATGCCGGCGTCGGCGACGGCAATGGCGTCAGCGAGGCCGTGCTGGCGGTCCACGCCGGCGCGCGCCATGGCTTCGGTCAGGTGTTCGTCGCGCGCGGGCAGGAGACCCAGGGCCGCCGTGAGCTCGCTGTAGATGCGCGCGATCGGAAAGTTGCCGGCATCCACGTCGAGCGGCACGGCATCGGTCACGCCCGTGCCCCGGTAGTGCCACGCGCTCCAGCCCTTTGGAACGCTGGCGTCGCAGATGACGACCAGGGCGGAGCCGAAGCCTGAGGCGCGAAACGCGTATTCCGCATGCGCCTGGTGCGCCGCCACGTCGCGCCGGCCGGCCACGGCCCACGGCGTGGCGTCCTCGTCCCTGACCACCGCCGTGGCGGTGATGTCGCGGTCCTTGCGCCCGAGAAAAGTGAGCAATTCGGCGATGGCCAGATCCGGGCCGCCCAGGGTGGGTGCCTGCCGCGCCCGCGTCAGGCGATTCTCTTCGCACGCCGCAAGGCCGCGTCCGGTGTCGATTAAGGCGGCGGCCGGTCCCAGCCGCGCGCGGGCGATTCCAAGGTAGAGCGTTGCCATCCTGAATGAATGTTAGCGGGTATCTCCGCGTGACGCGGAGGACATCGCATTCCTCGAGGGGAGACATGAGCAACGTTCGCTCAACTTGACGGCGCCTTTCGAGCTGATTATTTTTATTTTCCAGAACAGTTCGACACCTGCTGCGGGAGTCTTTTCAAAAGGAGGGACGACTACCATGCGCCAGGCGATTACCACCGCCCTTGCTTGTTTACTGACCGCCGCTGCCGGCCACGCGCAGGGCGGCTCACCGTCACAGCAGCCTTCAGCCACCTTCAGGACCGACGTCAACCTGGTCGAAGTCCACGCGGTCGTCACCGACGCCCGCGGCGAGTTCGTGAGGGACCTGACCCGGGACGATTTCAAAATCTTCGAATCGGGCCGGGTGCAGACGCCGTCGGTCTTTCAGCTCGTCGATACGCCGATGGCGGCGCAGACGCGGAAGACCACCTCGCTCACCGCGGAACCCGACGTCCGCGCCAGCGCGGCCCGGTTCGAAGGCCGGCTCTATGTGCTCGTCCTCGACGACCTGCACACCAACGCACTCCGATCGCAGTCGGTCAGGCGCGCCGCGCGGCAGTTCATCGAACGCCATCTCGCCGATGGTGACCTCGCCGCGGTCGTGCATACCAGCGGCCGCAGCGACGCCGGCCAGGAGTTGACGCCCAGCCGGCGGCTGCTGCTCGCCGCCGTGGACCGGTTCCACGGCCAGAAACTACCGTCCATCACCGCCGAACGGCTCGCGGTGCACCTGAACGATCGCGACCTGGAACGCGCCATGAACTCGAGCGGCGACACCGGCAGTGCCTCGTCGTCGAACGCCACGTCGCGGACGGAGGATCCGCGTGACGCCGAGCGGGGCATGAATGCGCAACGCGCGCTGGGCGCCATCCGCAACATCGCGAAATGGATGTCGGACGTGCCGGGCCGCCGCAAGTCGCTCGTGCTGTTCAGCGAAGGCATCGAGTACGACATCTACGATGTCTTCAACAACCGCGCCGCCTCGAGCATCATGGCCGACGCGCGCGACGCGGTTGCCGCCGCGCAGCGCGCCAACGTGACAATCTTCGCAGTCGATCCGCGGGGACTGACCCAGCTTGGTGATGAGGCCATCACGATCCAGAGCCTCTCGGACGACCCGCAGGTCGACTACGGGACTTCGCGCGGGTTCGCCAACGAGTTGCTGATGGCGCAGGAAAGCCTGATCTCGCTCGCGCAGGAAACCGGCGGCCTCGCCGTCGTCCGCCAGAGCGACCTCGCCGGCGGCCTCGCGCGCATCGAGCGTGACACCAGCCGCTACTACATCCTGGGGTATGTGGCCGACCCCACGACCTCGCCCGGGAAGTTTCGAAAGATCGAGGTGAAAGTAAACCGGCCCGGCCTGACGATCCGGGCACGCCGGGGCTATGTGCCAGCCGACTTGAAGTCTGCTGAACGCCGCGACACCGGCGTCAAGGCGGGGACATCGCCGGCCCTGGCGGCCGCGTTGGGCAACCCCGTGCCGGTGGGCGACGTGCCCATGCGTGTCTGGGCCGCGCCGTTCAAGGGCACTGGCAAAAGCGCGTCGGTCGCGCTCGCGGTTGAAATCGACGGTTCGGCGTTGCAGTACCGGCAGCAGGGCGATCGTTTCCTGGAGAATCTCGAACTCTCGATTGTCGCCGCCGATCACGACGGCAAGATCCGCGGCTCGGATCGCCAGACGCTGAACCTCAAGCTGAAACCGGAGACGCACCAGCGGCTGACCTCGGGCGGGGGGGTGCGCATGCTGTCGAGAATCGAACTGCCGCCAGCGCGCTACCAGCTGCGGGTCGGCCTGCACGAGTCGAACGGCGGTGCCGTCAGCACCGTGCCACTCGACCTGAGGTTCCCGACTACGCAAAACTGCCGTTTGCGCTCAGTGGACTGGTGATCACGTCCACCGCGGCGCCACGGTTGATGACGCCGCGGCCGGATCCGCTCCTGAAGGAGGCGCTGCCCCTGCCGCCGGTGGCCACCCGGTCGTTCGACCCGACGGAGACGATGGCGGTGTTTGCCGAGATCTACGACCGGTCGGCGCCGTCGCCGCACGAGGTCGACGTCAAGGTCGTGGTGGTGCCCGATGGCAGCTCGAGCCCTGTCTTCGCCGCCACGGAGACGCAGACGATGGCCGCCTCGGCCACCACCCGGACGCACGGCTACCGGGCCGAGATTCCGCTGAACGGCATGGCGCCCGGCGACTACGTGCTGCGGCTCGAAGCCTCGTCGCGGGCCGGCAACCACACGGCAGCTCGTGAGATTCCGTTCACGGTCGGCCGGTCGTTGGCCGTACCGACGCACTAAGGCCGAAACAGGCGGGTCAGTCGTACAGGAGGGCGGTCAACAAGGTGGTGTTGACCGTGAGCGGCTGGCCCGCCTGGTATTCGATGAAGCCAAGGCTCTTGAACCTGTTCAAGAAGAAGTTGACCCGCGAGCGGGTGGTGCCAATCATCTCTGCCAGCGTCTCTTGCGCGATCGGCGGCACGGTGACTAGCGGCGCGCCCTCTGACAGGTCCTTCGCCAGCAGCAGCAGCGTCCGAGCCAGTCGCTTCTCGGCCGGGTGGAAGAGATGGTCGATCAAGTCGTCTTCGATCCGGACGTTGCGGTTCAGGATGTGAGCGATGAACCGGCTCGAGACGTCGTCCGGCCGGTAGAGCAAGGCGGCCATCGCGGTCTTGGCCACTGAGATGACCGAACACTGGCCGACCGCGCGGGCGGTCGCCGTCCGGTACGGCTGACCGGCGAGGGCGCCCTCGCCGAAGAATTGGCAAGAGTTCAGCATCGCGATGACCCCAAACTTGCCGGCGCTCGACAACACCGACAGCTTGATGCAGCCCGACTCGAGGTACATCACCTGCTCCGCGCGATCACCTTGACTGTAGATAACCTCGCCCGGTGCGTAATGGGTGGCGCTCTCTGCGAGCGGCTGCACACGAGGCAGGTCTTGAGTACAGAGGGCAAGGGGGCCCTGACGAGGGGCAAGGGCCGTGTTCATGTGCCGTTAGCTCATGCATACCTGATGCCGCCCAAAACAGCCCGTTATTATCGTGCGGCGGCATTTCGGGAAGGTCTGGAGTCGCGCTGCTACCACTTCTAGGCTGCGGCAAGCTCAGTTAGAGCGATTTGTCCGTGAATCAGCCTCTTGAGTGGCTCTCCTTGACAACTTAGGAGAGGCCGGCATATCTTCCTATACCAACTTAGGAGAGACCGCCGTGTCTAGATCTGCCGACCTTCTGCCGGGGACCCTGGATTTGCTGATCCTGAAGTCCGTCTCGCTTGGAACCCTGCATGGCTACGCGGTGCTGCTGCGCATTGAGCAGATTACCGGCGGCGCCCTGCAGATTCAGCAGGGCGCGCTCTACCCGGCTCTGTATCGGCTCGAATCGCAAGGGCTGATCGAGAGCGAGTGGGGCCTCTCTGACAACAATCGCCGCGCCAAGTACTACAAGTTGACCACCGCCGGCAGGCAACGACTGCGCGACGAGTCGGCCGGCTGGAACCGCCTGGCGGTGGCGATGGCCTCGGCCCTGCGCGCGACGAGCCAGGAGATCTGACATGCGCCAGCTGTTCTCGTGGGCGCGGATCCTCTGGCGCGGCCTGCGACGCCCGGCACAGCTCGACGCGGACATGCGCGACGAGATGCGGTTTCACATCGAGATGGAGACCGAACGCAGGATCCAGCAGGGCCTTGACCCGGCCGAGGCGCGGCGGCAGGCAGCGATCGCGTTTGGCGGCATCGAGAAGTACCGCGGCGCCGGCCGCGATGTCCTTGGCGTGACGTGGCTGCGCGGGCTGTCGACCGACACCAGGCTCGGAGTCCGCATGCTGATGAAGCACCCGGGCCTGACCCTGGTCGCAGTGTTCGCGCTCTCGCTCGCGATCGGCGCCGGCGCCGGCTATCTCGAGTTCACCCGGGATCTGATGCATGGCCGCCTGCCCTTCCCCGACGGCGAGCGCATCGTCGGCATCCAGAACTGGGACCAACAATCCGGCGACCCCGAACACCGGGCGACGTTCGAGTTCGTCAGCTGGCGGGGCCGCCTCGCCTCGATCGAAGATCTCGGCGCCTACCGCGCGCTCAATCGCAACCTGGTCGCGGAAGATGGCCGCGCGGAACCGGTGCGCGGCGTCGAGATCAGCGCGTCGGCGTTTCACATCGCCGGGGTCCCGCCCTTGCATGGGCGCCCGCTCGTCCCGGACGACGAGCGCGCCGGCGCCGCCCCGGTCGTCGTGCTCGGCTACGACGTGTGGACCGGGCGCTTTGGGTCTGACCCATCGGTCGTCGGCCGAGCGGTCAAGCTTGACCAGGCACACCACACGGTCGTCGGCGTGATGCCGCCCGGCTTCGGCTTCCCGATCAGCCACAACCTGTGGGTGCCGCTGCAACTGGGCAACACGGCCCCGCCCGGACGCTCCGGCGCGCCCCTTCGGATCTTCGGCAAGCTTGCGGCGGGCTACGGGACAGCGCAGGCGCAGGCCGAGCTGACGGCGATCGCCCTGCAAGCCGCCACTGCCTTCCCGGAGACACAGACGCACATCCGGCCGGTGGTGAAGCTCTACGTCCAGTCGCTGTGGTCGGCGGTGGAAGACTCAGAGATCCAGACGATCGTGTTCTACGCCGCCAACCTGTTCTTCGTCGGGTTGCTCGTGGTGTGCGGCGCGAACATCGCCACCCTGGTGTTCGCGCGCACCGCGACCCGCGAGGCCGAGATCAGCGTGCGCACGGCACTCGGCGCCAGCCGCGCGCGCATCGCGGGACAACTGTTTGCCGAGGCCCTGGTGCTGACGTCGATGGCGGCGGTCATCGGCCTGGCCGTGGCCTATTTCGGCCTGCTGTGGGTGATGCAGGTCGTGGCCGAGGGCCAGGGGCAGCGCACCTGGTTCTGGTGGAATGACCAGCTGTCGCCGGAGACCTTCGCATATGCCGCGCTGCTGGCGATCGTCGCGGCGGTGATGATCGGCGTGGTGCCGGCGCTCAAGGCCACGGGCCCACGGGTGCAGGATCGGCTGAAGCACGCCACCGGCGGCTCGGCCCCCGGACTGAAGTTCGGCGGCATCTGGACGGGAGTGATCGTCTCGCAGGTCGCGCTGACGGTGGTCTTCCTCGCCGTGACCGGCACGCTCGGCTGGGGCCTGTTCTTCCAGAATGCCGGCGACCGGGAGCTGACCTTCTGCGCCGACCAGTACGTAGTCATGCGTCTCAACATGGACCGGGAGGTGCCGAATGGGCCGGCGACTGATCCCGAGGAAGACGCGCGTTTCCGGCGCCGATTGGGTGCACGGTACGACGACTTCGCGCGGCGCGCGACCGCGGAACCGGCGGTCCGGGGCATTTCATATGGGTCGCGCGTGCCAGGGATGAATCACCTTTCGCTGCCGATCGAAGTGGAAGGTCTCGCAGTGCCTGACGAGGGCGTGATCGTGAAAACCGCGGCGACGGGCGTGCGCTTGTTGACCACGTTCAACGCGACCGTGGTCGCCGGGCGGGCGTTTACGGAAGCGGACCTCGCCCCTGGGCGCGAAGTGGCCGTGGTTGACCAGAGTTTTGTTCGCCACGTGCTGGGCGGCGGAAACGCCGTTGGCCGCCGCTACCGCAAGGCGGCAGGCCGGGAGCACGGCGCCGAGGCGGGCCCCTGGGTCGAAATCGTCGGCGTCGTCGGCGACCTGACCTCCGAGACGCACAAGAAGGCGAGCGATGCGGTGGTCTATCGACCGACGCCGGCTGACGCGACCTACCCCCTGTATGTCGCCGTTCATGTCGCTGGCGACACCACACCGGTGATGTGGCGGCTCAGGGTGCTCGGGGCGGAGGTTGACCCTTCACTCCGGCTCGACGAGGTCCAGACCCTCGACCAGCTGAAAGTGGCGGATCGCGTGGCAATCGATTTCTTTCTCCGTTTGTTGGGTGGCATCGGATTGGTGGCCCTCGTGCTGGCGACCGCCGGTGTCTATGCCCTGATGGCCTTCACCGTGTCGAGGCGGACCACGGAGATTGGTATTCGCCTCGCGCTCGGCGCCTCGTCCGGACGCATCGTGATGACGACATTCTCCCGGGCACTGGCGCAGGTCGGCCTGGGCGTGTTGGTGGGCAGCGTGCCAGCGGTCGCGATTGCGGCGTCGCTCGGGCCGGAGGTGGCGGTCAGCGCCAGTGCGACGACGACCGCCGTGATCTGCATCACGGCCGCAGGGGTGGTGGCGGTTGTGACGCTGCTCGCCTGCTACGTTCCTGCTCGCCGCGCGCTCGATATTCAGCCCACCGACGCCCTCAAGACGACCTGAGTGCGATTGCACGTTTTCTGGAACCAATGGCGAAATCAAGCCTGAATCAGCCTGTATACTGGCTGCATTCTGGCTGATACCTCCCAGGTCGACCGCGCCTACGCCAGCATCAAGGCCGCCATTATTGACGGGCGCTACCCGCCGGGTGCGCCGCTTTCGGAACCGGTGCTGGCCGGCAGCCACGGCATGTCGCGCACACCAATCCGAGAAGGCCTGTCCCGCCTGTGGCAGGAGGGGTATCTCGATCGCATCCAGGGACGCGGATACTTTGTCGCGCGGGTCACGCTGCAGACTGTCCACGACAACTTCGATGTGCGCCGCCTGCTCGAAGGCGCGGCGGCCGCCCGGGCGGCCGAACTGGCCACGCCCGATGAGATTGCGCTCTTGCGCGAGCTCGCGGCGCTGCCGGCCCGGGACTACCGCGAGGCGGAAGCGGCCAACGCCCGGTTCCATCTCGCGATCGCCCGCGCGGCCCGCAACACGCTGGCCACCGAACTGATCGAGCGGTGCCTCGGACAAATCGATCGCTTCCTGTCGCTCGGCGTCTCGCCCGGCCAGTTTCAGTCGGGCGCCGCCGAAGCGCACCTCCAGATTGTCCATGCCATCGCCGGCCGCGACGCAGCGGCCGCGAAGGCGTTGATGGAAGACCACCTCGACTGCGGCAGCGATCGCATGAAGCACGCGTTGCTGCGGGGCGAGATTTCCGGCGTCGGCGTGAAGTAGCAGTTTGGATTGTTGTTCTTGGTTGTCCTCCTGGAGGCTTCAAATGAGATCACGAATGTGGATAGGGCTGGCCGTGCTGGTGCTCACGGCAACGACAGCAGCGGCCCAGCAAGGCACGTCCGAACTGCGCGGACGGGTCGTCGATGACCAGGGCGGCGTGCTGCCCGGCGTGACGGTCACGGTCACCAACCAGGCGACCGGCATGTTCCGCGAAACCGTGTCCGCCGGCGACGGCTCGTTCATCGCCAGCGGCCTGGTGCCCGGCACCTACCGCGCCACGGCGGAGCTGCAAGGCTTCAAGAAGTTCGACCGCCAAGATTTGCGACTCGAAGTCGGCCGGACCACCAGCATCGAGGTCACCATGTCGGTGGGCGGGCTCGAAGAGACCGTCAACGTCACTGCGGTCTCGCCGATTGTCGACCTGACCTCGAAGGAACTGGGCGGCAACATCACCAGCGACACGCTGGTCAAGCTGCCCAGCGTCAACGGCAACTTCGTCGGCTTTGTCGGCCTGCTGCCGGGCATCGTGCCCTCGGTCAGCACCGAATCGTTCGGCAGCGACTCGATCTCGGCGAACGGCCAGGATCCGCGCAACAACAACTACATGCTCGACGGCAGCAACAACAACGACGACGTGATCGGGCAGCGAGCGGGCACGCAGGCGCGCACCCCGATCGAGGCGATCCAGGAGTTCCAGGTGATCACCGGCCAGTACGACGCGCAGTACGGCCGTACCTCGGGCGCGGTTGTCAATGCCGTAACCAAGGCCGGCACCAACAACTTCCGCGGCGTGGTGTTCGGGTTCGTGCAGGACACCAAGCTCACCAGCAACCACTTCTTCGCGAAGCAGAACAACCTGCCCAAGCCGGAAACCAAGTACGAGCGCTGGGGCGGCACCTACGGCGGCCCGATCGTGAAGAACAAGGTCCACTTTTTTTCTAGCGTGGAGCGATTCTCGATCGACCGGCCGAACGCCATCAATATCCCCGCACGCCCGGAGTTCAACGGCACCCAGGTGACGGCCGACCGGGTGTGGAACACCATCATTCGCGGCGACCACCAGGTCAGCAACAACACGACCTACAGCATCCGCTGGCTCCGCGAGCAGTCGCCGCAGGTGAACCAGATCATTGGCGCCGTCACGCCGGCAGCCAACCGCGAGGAGTCGGACGTCGACCAGACGGTAGCGGGCAGCCTGAACATGGTGCTATCGAACACCAGGGTCAACACCCTCCGCATCAGCTGGACCCGCGAGAACGTCACCTTCGCCAACAACTGCTTCAACACCAACGGCCGCGACATGACGAAGTGCCCGGTCACGTTGCAGTTCCAGGACTACACCGACCAGCAGAGCAACACCGCTTCGTCGCGGATCAACGACGCCATCCAGGTCGAGAACACCCTCGCCTGGTTTATTCCGGGCCGGGGCGGCGACCACGATTTGAAGCTCGGCGCGCAGTATTCGTACTCGACCGCCTACAACACCAACGATGGCAACCTGAACGGGACCTTCCAGTTCCAGCGCAGCAATGTGCCGTTCAATCCGGGTATTCCGTCAACCTATCCTGATCGGCTGCAGGTTCGCGTCGGGGGGGCCAACATCTTCTACCAGAAGGCGCATTACATCTCGGGGTTCGTCCAGGACAAGTGGCGCCTCGGCAACAACGTGACGCTGAACCTCGGCGCCCGCTACGACGTCGAGTTGATCCCGTTTCCCGATGAAGACGACGACCCGCTGGTCGACAAGCACCCTGTCGACAAGAACAACCTGGCACCCCGCCTCGGCTTCACCTACGACATCGGCGGCAAGAGCGTGGTCCGCGTTGGCCTCGGCCGCTTCTACGACAAGACGCACTTCGAGGTGATTGGCGGCCTCTACACCGGGACACCGTTCACCAGCTCATTCCTCGTGAACTTCCCGACCGCGGCGGCCGACAACGGCCCGCGCAACGGACAGCTGCCGACTGACCCGTTCCTCGTCAACGGCCCGGTGCTCAACCGGGCGCTGCTCGACCAGCTCTACCCTGGCGGACAGCGCCTGCGAAATACCGGCGCCACCTGGGACAACCCCGACCGCCGGACCCCCTACACGGACGAGGTCAGTATCGGCTACGAGCGCCAGCTGCGCGCGGAACTGAGCGTGAGCGCCGACTACATCTACTCGCGCGGCCGCGACCTGCTGATGCAGCGCGTCCTCAATCCGCAGATCCGCTCGAACGCCACGGTGGCGGCCTCGACCCTGACGCGCGTGCCGAGCGCCGACCTCACCGCCGCGGTCGCCGACCTGGCCGCCAAGTACCCCGGCTTCGCCCCGTTCACCACCAACGTGATTCAGTACGTGAACGTCGGCGAGCTCGATTACAACGCGTTGATGCTCCAGTTGAAGAAACGCTTCAGCAACAATTACAGCGCGCAAGTGTCGTACACGCTGGCCAAGTCGAACGGCAACACCTCGGGCAACGGCGCGCCGCAGAGCGGCTTCCAGGTGCGCGACGACTTGCGGCTCGACTTGAACGAG
This region includes:
- a CDS encoding ABC transporter permease, which codes for MRQLFSWARILWRGLRRPAQLDADMRDEMRFHIEMETERRIQQGLDPAEARRQAAIAFGGIEKYRGAGRDVLGVTWLRGLSTDTRLGVRMLMKHPGLTLVAVFALSLAIGAGAGYLEFTRDLMHGRLPFPDGERIVGIQNWDQQSGDPEHRATFEFVSWRGRLASIEDLGAYRALNRNLVAEDGRAEPVRGVEISASAFHIAGVPPLHGRPLVPDDERAGAAPVVVLGYDVWTGRFGSDPSVVGRAVKLDQAHHTVVGVMPPGFGFPISHNLWVPLQLGNTAPPGRSGAPLRIFGKLAAGYGTAQAQAELTAIALQAATAFPETQTHIRPVVKLYVQSLWSAVEDSEIQTIVFYAANLFFVGLLVVCGANIATLVFARTATREAEISVRTALGASRARIAGQLFAEALVLTSMAAVIGLAVAYFGLLWVMQVVAEGQGQRTWFWWNDQLSPETFAYAALLAIVAAVMIGVVPALKATGPRVQDRLKHATGGSAPGLKFGGIWTGVIVSQVALTVVFLAVTGTLGWGLFFQNAGDRELTFCADQYVVMRLNMDREVPNGPATDPEEDARFRRRLGARYDDFARRATAEPAVRGISYGSRVPGMNHLSLPIEVEGLAVPDEGVIVKTAATGVRLLTTFNATVVAGRAFTEADLAPGREVAVVDQSFVRHVLGGGNAVGRRYRKAAGREHGAEAGPWVEIVGVVGDLTSETHKKASDAVVYRPTPADATYPLYVAVHVAGDTTPVMWRLRVLGAEVDPSLRLDEVQTLDQLKVADRVAIDFFLRLLGGIGLVALVLATAGVYALMAFTVSRRTTEIGIRLALGASSGRIVMTTFSRALAQVGLGVLVGSVPAVAIAASLGPEVAVSASATTTAVICITAAGVVAVVTLLACYVPARRALDIQPTDALKTT
- a CDS encoding GntR family transcriptional regulator — translated: MADTSQVDRAYASIKAAIIDGRYPPGAPLSEPVLAGSHGMSRTPIREGLSRLWQEGYLDRIQGRGYFVARVTLQTVHDNFDVRRLLEGAAAARAAELATPDEIALLRELAALPARDYREAEAANARFHLAIARAARNTLATELIERCLGQIDRFLSLGVSPGQFQSGAAEAHLQIVHAIAGRDAAAAKALMEDHLDCGSDRMKHALLRGEISGVGVK
- a CDS encoding carboxypeptidase regulatory-like domain-containing protein, which encodes MWIGLAVLVLTATTAAAQQGTSELRGRVVDDQGGVLPGVTVTVTNQATGMFRETVSAGDGSFIASGLVPGTYRATAELQGFKKFDRQDLRLEVGRTTSIEVTMSVGGLEETVNVTAVSPIVDLTSKELGGNITSDTLVKLPSVNGNFVGFVGLLPGIVPSVSTESFGSDSISANGQDPRNNNYMLDGSNNNDDVIGQRAGTQARTPIEAIQEFQVITGQYDAQYGRTSGAVVNAVTKAGTNNFRGVVFGFVQDTKLTSNHFFAKQNNLPKPETKYERWGGTYGGPIVKNKVHFFSSVERFSIDRPNAINIPARPEFNGTQVTADRVWNTIIRGDHQVSNNTTYSIRWLREQSPQVNQIIGAVTPAANREESDVDQTVAGSLNMVLSNTRVNTLRISWTRENVTFANNCFNTNGRDMTKCPVTLQFQDYTDQQSNTASSRINDAIQVENTLAWFIPGRGGDHDLKLGAQYSYSTAYNTNDGNLNGTFQFQRSNVPFNPGIPSTYPDRLQVRVGGANIFYQKAHYISGFVQDKWRLGNNVTLNLGARYDVELIPFPDEDDDPLVDKHPVDKNNLAPRLGFTYDIGGKSVVRVGLGRFYDKTHFEVIGGLYTGTPFTSSFLVNFPTAAADNGPRNGQLPTDPFLVNGPVLNRALLDQLYPGGQRLRNTGATWDNPDRRTPYTDEVSIGYERQLRAELSVSADYIYSRGRDLLMQRVLNPQIRSNATVAASTLTRVPSADLTAAVADLAAKYPGFAPFTTNVIQYVNVGELDYNALMLQLKKRFSNNYSAQVSYTLAKSNGNTSGNGAPQSGFQVRDDLRLDLNEGPTDFDNRHNLTISGTALIPRTGGLNISWVARALSGRPFSLTNANVDPDLNGVQAEPLPAGDYKGNGNNAYTVSGYTPTRNGARGPGFFGLDMRVGYAFKVGGQRKLEISADLFNLTDRTNFANPTGNQASPQFLLLTAYSTSYSPRKAQLGVRLEF